Below is a genomic region from Neurospora crassa OR74A linkage group VII, whole genome shotgun sequence.
ATTTTCTGCGGGTTCAaactctaggtacctacctgtaaCAGATGTAATAGTATGGCACGtaacgaaaaaaaaggccgACGGCGCCGGATCGGCAACGTTACAAATCCCCCCCCATGCCGTGGTCTATGGTCCCTAGTCGCAGGGTCGCCCCTGAATCCCGCCCTGCCCGTCCAGAATCGGAGATAGAAAGGCCCGGTTAACGATaccaaggaaaagaaagagcacCTCCTTAGCGTAAACTGATGGGTGTACCTTTACAGGACGTACAAAATCTACAAAGATGCAACTCCTAATCTAGTTCTTTGATACAATAAAGTGGCATGTGGTGTATAATGCTGgaagcctagaggtagcctatcctacctaggtaggtaggtatctttCATACCCTgcaataggtaggtaggtaggtaggtagatcgGTTGATCGGCATCCATTTACTGAATACAATCCAATACAGCAATACAGCAGCCCGGTAACTTTCGCAACCGCCCTGAattgtaggtaggtacggtaCTGCACGCTTGAGCTTATTTCGACCTCCCAGCCCGGGCAGTCTTCAAGTCTATGTATGTAGGCGGCATTAAGCAGGGCACAGCAAAGCACAACAGGGGCACCCACCACTGTTACTTTAATTCGCCTTGGATGGAATGTTATGTATCTTACTTATCCCAAAAGATGTATTCCTTGCGAACGAAACCCTTTCTCTCGGTCCTGATTCGGGATTGTGGACGATgaacgtttttttttttttttttttttacttccAAGAGAAAAATCTACGAAAGCTCGGAAAGATCGGATCGTGGAAGCAGGAATGATGCCTGTTCTCTCTATCAGATGTACTTGTCACGTACTGAATACCGAGAGCGTTCATACTTCACAGGAATGTCGATATCGGAGACTGAGCCTTATCATCCACATTCCAAAATATCCAAGAAAGCCAAGCAGAAGCCAAGCAGAAGCCACTCACCCGATGACGAAGCCTCATTCATCATCGTTCGTACCACTCGTTCGTGGCTTTCTTTCCATATCAGCCAAGAACGGCTAGGCTCATCACTACAATCATTGCATGCATTGTGTCGTTATCTGCTGAGTGGCTTGGCTGTGCGAGCCATATTCTAGAGCCCGACTCGTTGccacaacaagaacaagagcAGGCAGGCTTACGTGTAGGCTTTGGTCGTCCGTCCCAAGCGGCTTTGAGCTGAACCAAGCAACGATGGACCAGCtagccaaccaaccaacaaaTTAAGCAACCGTCCAGCTGGTCCAACCAACGAACAAACGAACATGAGCCATCAAACCAACTTACTAACCAACTAACTAATCATGAGAATAATCAATGAATGAGCCTCAATAGGCAAAGTCCCACGAGCTATGACTAAACCCGAGTCCGAGCGGAGATTCGGAATGTTCCAACTTGGATAACTAAACGCCCGCTTACTAAACGGCTGAAAGCCAGCTTCGTTAGGCTTTATTCTCACACTTTCTCGTGGGAAGAGGCCTGTCTGGGTTCCGTTATTCGCCGACCCCGGATGGATGAACTGTGACTACCTACAGTGCAGTCAGCAAGGATGTGCGGTATAAACTTTATGTCAGTGTAGTGTAAAAAAAAGACCTAATCGCGAAGACCCCGCTATAATCCATCGTCGGTCCATATCGGGCAACTGAATACTGACTTGAAAGCTTTACACTAGCTCCCGCTATGTTACAGTGATATGGTGTAATGACCGACGGATGTACATACTGCAAAGAACTtttctagtgtagtgtaatgaATAATACGTGcactccccccccccccccccccctctctctcttagGAATCGATACTGATGATGGCTGATCCTGAATAAGGTATTTTTGGTGACAAAATAGAAATGAGACAGGAtgaaaaaaacaaaacatcATCGGACGCCAACGACATTAGCGTTTCTTGGGCTTTACTTGGCGGGACGATCACCCACGCTGCGCCGACACTCCGTCCCAACGCTCGCTCACTCGCTACATACGTGTCGCTGAAGACTCCAGGCGAGTCTTCCTTCAGGTTGACGATGTTCTGGGCTATGTAGTGTAAGCAGAGAAAAGCATTGGCAACGCTCTCAAGTAGTCATGAAAAGAATACCTAGACGTACCTAATGACGGGAGCCTGGAAATATCCGGTAAGTTAAAGGAAGATCAACCGGTGAGCCAAAAGAATGAGAACTGCAGGTGCAATTGGAAAGGAACTTCCCACCcatcaaggccgccgccgatcGGCATCCCGTCCCATGCCCCATGCCAGGTTGTCAAAGTAAGGTTAAATTCTTACCGCGCACATCCGAGTTCCCGCTTTCAGTCCCCTCGTTCGCTGCCCAGGTGGCCACCatgaacccccccccccccccccccccccagacCCAATAGTGTACACTAAGGCATCGAGTTGCCCGATTTGCTGTTCTCCTGATAATATCCGTGACGAGCTATGCCGCAAAGGGAAGGAGATCTCACCGTTCGCAGGCAGCTTAGCAATCAACTAACTGCTCCTCCACTGACTAAAAATGGGTGTGCATTGAAATTGCAAATCGAATTTCATTAGGCCCGTCGAAAGAACAATCTTGACGGTCAGCTGCCTTCGAGAGTTCCTCACCGGCGTGAGGCCGCCTGTTGGCTAGTGCAGGTACTACGATAAACTATCAGCGGTAGGTAGGATCGTCCGGGGATAAACTTAATCCCAACCAACATACCTGCCGCGATTTCAACATTTATTAAGTTTGTCATGGACCGGGGAGGTTTGACACATGGAAACAGAAACGAGACGGGACGTTGATGTGACGGTAACGGTAACAGCACCCGCATCGTGTTGGTGAGACCATAAAGACACCCCGCCGAGAGGTGTTGCGTATCGGGCTGGGAGCCTGGAGTGTCTCGGCCGTTCTTGGCCGAAGTTTGGCCAAACTAGACCGTTGTTGCGCCGCCTTATGCTTACGGCGTCGACCGGGCTTGGCCGGGATCCTTTAATCTGGCGATCGGCGCATCTCCGTAGGAGGTTTCGGCTGGTCGTTTTGTTTCGACCCCGTACCTCTGTCCAAATAAATTTGTTGTCACTCGGAGTTTCGTGGCCTTTTATGATCGGCAGGGATGACTGTTACCGGCACTTGGCAAGCGCTCAATCTGTCAAGAGGTATCAGTCCATGACTAGCAAGACATATCATTCGCGAACCACCGTTACCACCAATGCAACAAGGCAAATGACAGCGAAACCTTATATGTGCCGTGCGTATCCGACTCATCCGCTATGTTCACTTGTTCGCATCATGTGTGTTGCGGTACCATTCGATAGAGTAAAGGGAGAACGGTAATGGTAGCGAGCTGGATCGGGGCCTATACACCACCTTTTTGGCCATCCaaagatgacgacgatgtaTCCGTTATGTGCTTAGTTGACCAGCTGACAAATGCAATCAAGGGACCAAGAAGCAACACTGTTGAACATCGTCTGACCATGGCAGCAGCCAAGCGATCCCAAGCAAGCCAAGTAATTAGGACGACCGAATCAAGCTGAGAAGACCATTAGAATTAGAGGGAGTAAtcacactcactcactcaccatTGATCACCACACCAACCATCACTGGCAGTGATAAGCCCCAAGAACGCCACCAACAGGCTCAAGTCCCGTCCGCCTCTTTTTGGGTATGCTCATGGCATCCTCGTGGCAATTCCATGGCAACCTCATGGCAACCTCATGGCAGCCTGCTGAGTACCTAGCTTGTCTGCTGGATCTCGCCCGGATAAGGTTCATCTACTTACTGACCTTCCCGCCCAGTCGCTGGCTTAAACTAGAACCATGCCATGCCGTGCTAGGTCATACCTAGACCCTTTCATGTGGCGTCGGCGTGTAGGGCTTCTTTAGGGTAGCATTGGATGGGATTGGCAAGCAACGAAAAGCCACAAGGCGCTTTCGCTGCCGGGTAGTGACTCCCGCTCGCTTGATCGGGGTAAAACTGgaatggctggctggctggctggctggccggctggctggctggtgaGAGCGGGCAACCTGTGCGTAGCATTGATAAAGGTAACAAGAATTGCCTGGTCTGCCACTTGCAGAAGTATGTATATTGAGGGTTCATATGCCTTGGTGTGGGTGTAGACGGAGCGAGGTATCTTTGAGAGTCATGTCATGTCGTGATGTAGCGGGCAACTTAGGTGGTGAGAGGTTGCGAGTCCCTGCGTTCATACCAGCAAGAAATCACAGGAGTTgaccaagaaggaggacaaTGACGGAGGAAGCAGGATGGTAACTGAAGTGAAAACTCTGAATGGCattgttccttccttcaGCAAAAGCGAACCTGCACCAATCTCATCTCGGGTATTGACGGCATGGAGCAAGACAGGTACAGAGGGCATCTTGATGGACCCGGAATTGCGTGTTCCGGTCaggtctgtctgtctgtctggaCCGTCAAGTACCTTGGTTCCTCCCACTTGAAAGGACCAACGTCGTCCATCAAATTCATCATCTGCTCAGACTTAAGAGCATTTAGGGAAGATGCGAATGGATTTCCCTACTTTCCGTTTTTTGATTGATTTCCAGTGCCAGTGGCACTCGTCATTTCCCTGCCTTCTTGATCTGGAAGAGGACCAAGTGGGGACAGCAATGTCGGTCCCGTCAAGTGCACCCCATTGTCCTCTTAGCTCCCCGTTCCTAGCCGTTTCAAAATTATGATGTCTTTTGAGTAGCGTTggtgaaaagaaaaggaatgAGTGATGTTTCTCGCGCGATGTAAGTAGATCTGGGCTCTGCACTCAACAGGCCGTTTAGAGACCAGGGAGGCAGACGGCACAGCGTGGGTCGGGCAAGAAGAGATCATGCAAAACATTGTCAAATGGAACTTCCACACGAATCGGTTATCGACAAATTCCCATGTGCGGACTGAATGTTGTCGCCGCCATTCGACGTACAAACTTAAGCCATCAAGATTGATGTTGGGGACGAAACGAAAACAAGGCGGCTTATTAAGAGTGGCAATCAGCCGCGGTAATAGGAGTGGATTGGCAAGAGTCTTCCATGACAGAGTTCACGTTGTCTTCATGAAACGGTATTCAATGTTTCATCCCATGGTGTAGTGATGGCGCGGTAGCTCGACTTGCCGTCGCCGCCATCCAGATGATACATCACGGGATGTTGAAATCGAGCACCTGTTTGAGCGCAATCATGGCTTGGACATTGGCTGAACTGTCTGTATGTATTTTGCGAATGACCTGCTGATGCCCCTTCTACCGTGTGTTTGTTTGTCCATTCCTCGATATCGACAAACCAGAGCGCATTCTCCTCACGCAGAGGTAGTGGCACTGACAAACCGAAAACGGTGGACTTAATGTCAGGAGGAACTTCATTAATCCGCGCCAGTCACGTAAAGGTAGAGGAGTTGGGATTTGGGTCCTGCTATGGAGCCGGTCAGATCGACGTTTGTCGCGGATATCGAAATGACTGTATGGGTATAAAATGCGCCTAGCCGCGCTCAGATCTGAGGTTGGCCTCTCTGGGAAACATGATAAGGCCGTAAATCGCGCCCAAGGTATCACAAAGTTCTCAGGTGTGGTGCCAGATCAATCTGTCAACACCGACTTCTCTCTCACGCGAGGTATGGGGTGTCTTTGATGCCGCCTCTGCCGCCCCCTCATGGATGAGAGAGACAATCGGTGCGCGCCCTCCCTCGTGTGCATTTGCGATTTCATGGAGCGGTGTGGGCTAGATCCCGTCCGAAAAGAATCGCCCCATAGCTTCGTGTCACCAAGGTGTTATCCCCCGCATCCAAGCTAGGCAAGCCTTGACGAGCAGCGTGCCCTGGTGCAAGTCGTCGCACAAAGGCGCCACTAAAGCAAACACCGGGAACATTGCCCTCTTCTGAAAGGCGAATCTTCCTTAACAATCACATCGGCCAAACCAGCGAGGGAAAGAAACCATGTCTCGAATCGTCTGGACGCCAGTCAAGTAGCAGAGGAGTCGATCAAAGCCGATGCCATAGCCGCCATGTGGAGCGCAGCCCCAACGGCGAAGGTCGACATACCAATCAAGAGGGCCAGTTTTCGCCCCGGCGGGAGCATTGCCATCCATAGAGCTGGTGAACTCTCCAGCAACGATGTTGTGACGCTTCATGGCCTCCAACAACGGCTCCAGACGGTGTTCACGCATGGATCCGCCGGCAATCTCGCAGAGGTCGGGCACCAACAAGTCGAAACACTCAACCGTCGGACCCGGGGAGGAAATATCCGGGAGTGACTGGCCTTCACGCATATAGAAGGCCTTAATGTCGCGAGGATAGTCGGTGACGAAGACAGGCTTTCCGTCTCCAACGTGTTCGGCAATGAACTTTTCGTGCTCCGAATGCAGGCCTTCAGTCCAGACGGGCTTATGTTCAAACTCGTCGGCATGCTCTTGTAGAAACTCGATAGCATCCGTGTACGTTATACGCGGCCACTCATCCGCCATCATGCCCTCCCACCGAGCCTTCACCTCCTCGGGAGAAACGAGGTCGGAACCGACGCGACCCTCGCGGTTAAGAAACTCATAGACTGTAGGTGATTCGTACATGGTAATGCACATGTTGCGGATCATGTCCTCTGCAAGGTCCATGACCTCGTCGAGGTCATTGACAAAGTTCATCTCGGCCTCGAGCATGTAAAATTCGCTGAGATGACGGGCAGTATCGCTCTTTTCGGCGCGGAAAACGGGAGAAAGGGTCCAGACATTACCGACAGACTGAGCCAAGGCCTCGAGATGAAGCTGAGTAGACACGGTGAGATACTTTTTGTTGCGAAAAAACATCTTGCTCTTGTTGTCCTCCGTGGAGGAAAGCTCGGTGACGTTGGACGCCGGAGCCACAGTAAACACTTCTCCGGCACCTTCGCAATCTGACGAAGTGAGGATGGGCGGATGTGTTTGGGTAAAGTGGTTCTCGGCAAAAAACCGAGTCAAGGCCGCGACCGCCTCAGAGCGCATTCTCAGCAAGGCAGCATTGATGGGGGTCCTCGGCCGCAAGTGGGGGATTGTGCGGAGGTACTCTGGTGTCTGATATTTCTTTTGGATGGGAAACGTCTTGATGTGCGGTGGTGTGTCAGAGACATACAGAGCAGGGCGGCATGCTACTTGGCAAACTGACTGACCTTTGCGTCGGATGGGCCCAGGATGTCGACCTGGGTGACTTGCATTTCGTGAGACTGGGACGCGCCAGGCGAGGGGACCCATTTGCCAGTGAGACGGACAGCAGCACCGATGGCCAGGCTGCGGAAACGAGACCGAGTCAGTATTTGATGCTGCACTTTTGGTATCCGAGACACGCATAACGAAGCTCGGAGATATTGCACGGGAGGTAGTGGAGGTAGTGATCGCACCCTTCGGCCTGGTTGGTGTCGACGGGGACAACGGCCTGCAGAGGAGCCAGCGAGGACCCGTCGCCGAGAGAAACGAAGCGGTGGGTTTTCATGCCCCGGACGGACCGGACGTAGCCCTGGACCACCACATTGTCCTCCTCCGATTCTGGCTCCCACCGAAGGCACTCGGCAATCGACATGTGCAATGGGGTGGTCCTCTTGAGTGGCTCCTCATATTGCTTTAGCCGTTCTTCAGCTTCTTTTGTCAATCGCTCGAGTTCTTTCAGATTGATATTTTCCAGTCGTCGTGGAGAGGAGCTGGAGATGCTGCGGCGGGAGGTGCGGCCCTGGTCGAGATCTTTGCAGAGTGAAGGTGgcggttggtggtggtgagcaaGAACAAAACTGCGCATTCCTCTCATCACCCGCACTGTCGATAAGCTTGGAGTGGTGAAAATCGAACTTTTCATtctcatccccatccccatccccatccccatccccatccccatcctcatcctcatcacggTGGCAGCGGACGACATGGCTCAAATCCGGGACCGAGTCGCGatgatctcctcctcctcgccgaaCCCTCAATCTGACTTTGACGTggtaaagaaaagagagacgAGACTATAGAGACTCAAATATGTTTTCGGGCTGCAGCATATGATCGATATCAAGCTGCCAGTCTCAGACTCTCAGTGCTATTGCCGGCGACGAAACGGGCGCAATTTAGGCGGAGTCCAGTGGCAGTTCCAGGGAATTGCTGTTTAGCGTTGTGTTACGGCCGGAGAGGCGCTTTTGGcgctgggggggggggggaacgAAGGGAATGCTTGGCAGGCACCCGACATGCTTAAGGTGACGCACTGACCACCCACCTCTAGTGTACATGGTACACTCGGCCATGTTTGGAGTCTTGGACCGTTGAGGAAGGCAATTTCTCGAATgattggatggatggacagaGGATGAAAGATTGAGTTAATTTGGATCGTGAGATTGTGGATCGTACATCATCGAGTCGCGATCCCTTTGCCGTGGTTTCGCACGGTATCAGATGTAAGGGTTTAGGTTCATCTTAAGGTTGAAGCTCAAAAAACATGGAAATTGGGATGAGATTGGCGACGATACTTGACTTTGGTGGCCCGAGCGTCTTTTATTCTACAGTAGAAACCCCTGTTCGTGCATGTAATCCGGGACAGCACTTTGCATGCATTTAGAGCGACATATGCACGAGGAGGCTCGTGCCAAGTCCTCCAAGTCGCCCTAGCATAGGGATTTGCGGGGACGTTAGGGGGCTGGTATAGGTATTAGGGCCCTAAAAGGTCCTAGATAGAAGGCGCTAATAGATACATATCCACCAATTTAATAGCCCGGTAGATGTGCAAATATGTATTTTAGTACttacttatactaaataattgcGGACTGGCAGTTACTAGCATTTAGAGGGTGTTATACATTATCAGGTGCATGCACGAGCAGGGGTTTCTACTGTATGTACTTGTCTGGGCAACAAAGCTCCCGTTACCGATGTTCGGCTTCGGTGAGCCGAGTGCAACTTGGAAAAGTGACGGGAATCGACTCGACTGCCCGAGGTGAGGACGGGGGATGACTTCCCTCACTTGAGCAGAGAGCAACCAATACGGTGGAACAAGCACCAGGGCTGGCACTGCCGTGGCAGTGGCATGAGTGGCTCCACAGGTCACCCACTGCAGTGGGAGCTGCCACTGCAGTGCCCGTCCATTCCTGCTGTTCATTGTGTTAGGTAACTGCACTCAACCACTGCACTCCGGCCGCGCCTTCCTCAACCACTTGGAACCTGGATCACGCGATGTTGGAGACTCAAGTTCTCTTCACGGGCCATGACTGCCTGGATGGATGCCCAATTGGTGACAGAATGGGAAAGAACGAAAACTCTAACAGCTGACCTGCCCTGTTTCTTCCCACTCCAAGAAGCGTGCCTCTGTATTCCTACTGCGGCACTCTAGATTGGAGTGCAACATGGAGATGGACACTGGACTCTGACACTGCAACGCCCAAAACCTGAAtggcctccttttcctcttcccttttcacCACCCTCACTGTCTACATCTCCAATGTTCCAAGTCAACGGT
It encodes:
- a CDS encoding asparaginyl-tRNA synthetase — encoded protein: MSSAATVMRMRMGMGMGMGMGMGMRMKSSIFTTPSLSTVRVMRGMRSFVLAHHHQPPPSLCKDLDQGRTSRRSISSSSPRRLENINLKELERLTKEAEERLKQYEEPLKRTTPLHMSIAECLRWEPESEEDNVVVQGYVRSVRGMKTHRFVSLGDGSSLAPLQAVVPVDTNQAEGLAIGAAVRLTGKWVPSPGASQSHEMQVTQVDILGPSDAKTFPIQKKYQTPEYLRTIPHLRPRTPINAALLRMRSEAVAALTRFFAENHFTQTHPPILTSSDCEGAGEVFTVAPASNVTELSSTEDNKSKMFFRNKKYLTVSTQLHLEALAQSVGNVWTLSPVFRAEKSDTARHLSEFYMLEAEMNFVNDLDEVMDLAEDMIRNMCITMYESPTVYEFLNREGRVGSDLVSPEEVKARWEGMMADEWPRITYTDAIEFLQEHADEFEHKPVWTEGLHSEHEKFIAEHVGDGKPVFVTDYPRDIKAFYMREGQSLPDISSPGPTVECFDLLVPDLCEIAGGSMREHRLEPLLEAMKRHNIVAGEFTSSMDGNAPAGAKTGPLDWYVDLRRWGCAPHGGYGIGFDRLLCYLTGVQTIRDMVSFPRWFGRCDC